A region of Sugiyamaella lignohabitans strain CBS 10342 chromosome A, complete sequence DNA encodes the following proteins:
- the CHC1 gene encoding clathrin heavy chain (Clathrin heavy chain; subunit of the major coat protein involved in intracellular protein transport and endocytosis; the clathrin triskelion is a trimeric molecule composed of three heavy chains that radiate from a vertex and three light chains which bind noncovalently near the vertex of the triskelion; the light chain (CLC1) is thought to regulate function; GO_component: GO:0030132 - clathrin coat of coated pit [Evidence IEA]; GO_component: GO:0030130 - clathrin coat of trans-Golgi network vesicle [Evidence IEA]; GO_component: GO:0030125 - clathrin vesicle coat [Evidence TAS] [PMID 9171338]; GO_component: GO:0005905 - coated pit [Evidence IEA,IEA]; GO_component: GO:0031410 - cytoplasmic vesicle [Evidence IEA]; GO_component: GO:0030659 - cytoplasmic vesicle membrane [Evidence IEA]; GO_component: GO:0016020 - membrane [Evidence IEA]; GO_function: GO:0005198 - structural molecule activity [Evidence IEA]; GO_function: GO:0005198 - structural molecule activity [Evidence TAS] [PMID 9171338]; GO_process: GO:0006897 - endocytosis [Evidence IDA,IMP] [PMID 16643280]; GO_process: GO:0006886 - intracellular protein transport [Evidence IEA]; GO_process: GO:0016192 - vesicle-mediated transport [Evidence IEA]; GO_process: GO:0016192 - vesicle-mediated transport [Evidence TAS] [PMID 9171338]): MADLPIKFQEHLVLSSVEVPENAITFATCTLESDKYVCEDIVYWKWVSESTLGLISETSIYHWDITDASQDAPVKITDRHASLAGAQIIGYTVNKAGNWSALTGIRQKDQKIVGNIQLYSKDRNVSQGIEGHSAAFGTLRLDGATVDTQVFTFANRSATGAAKLHVVEIDHQEGAPIYQKKAVDLFFPPEASNDFPVSVQVSVKYGIIYIITKYGFIHLYDLETAVCIYMNRISSETIFTASTYGPEQSGVLVINKKGQVLSVSVNENTIVEYILNNLSNTALALGLASRGGLPGADSLYSQQFNQLLNAGNYLEAAKVAATSPRGLLRTQETIQRLKNIQAAPGQISPILQYFSTLLDKGSLNKFESIELALPVLQQDRKPLFEKWLKENKLESSEQLGDIVRNFDLSLALSVYLRANVPLKVVAAFAELGEFDKILPYCQKVNYTPDYAVLLQNIVRVNPDKATEFATQLVNTGTSGLNLDRIVDVFLSQNLIQQATAFLLDALKDNSPDQGHLQTRLLEVNLINAPQVADAILGNEMFSHYDRARIAQLCEKAGLYQRALEHYDDLKDIKRVVVHTNVLNPDWLVGYFGKLTVEQTLESLREMLTVNIRQNLQVVIQVATKYSDLVGPVNLIKLFEEFKTPEGLYYYLQSIVNLSQDSDVVLKYVQSAAAIGQFSEIERIARDNNYYNPEKLKNFLKDAKLADQLPLIIVCNRFDFVHDLVLYLYQQQQFKFIEVYVQRVNPAKTPEVVGGLLDVDCDESIIKDLLQTVVGQVPIEPLVAEVEKRNRLKLLLPFLEAVLNGGSKEPALFDALAKIYIDSNNNPEKFLKENEFYNTLVVGKYCESRDPYLAYTAYEKGKNDMELIRITNENSMYKHQARYLVARADPDLWTYVLSDENIHRRSLIDQVVGTAVPESTNPEDVSIAVKSFMSADLPGELIELLDKIILEPSPFNDNQNLQNLLILTAIKADKSRVSDYIERLDNYDAEDIAQICIENGLFEEAFQVHKKHNNHSSALEVLVDHVLSLDRAEDYAEKVDEPSVWSQLGKAQLNGLRINDALESYKRAKDPSNFAETIEIATRAGKDEELISYLEMARQTLREPLVDGQLLISYANAERLDDLKNLLSSPNVAELESVGDRLYNQKQYEAAKIVFTSISNWAKLASTLVFLNDYQSAVDCARKASNIKVWKQVNEACIEHKEFRLAQICGLNLIVHAEELKDLVERYEYIGCFDELISLFEQGLGLERAHMGMFTELAILYSKYHPEQLMEHLKLFWSRINIPKVIRACEQAHLWPELVFLYCHYDEWDNASLAMIERAADAFDHNSFKEIVVKVTNLEIYYKAINFYMAEQPHLITDLLSALTARIDISRVVRMFQKSDNLPMIKPFLVNVQSQNLLAVNNAYHDLLIEEEDYKSLRDSVDNFDRYDPLDLAERLEKHDLIFFRQIAAHLYKKNKKWNKSIALSKEDKLWKDVITTAATSEKTEVAEDVLRYFVDIGNKECYVATLYTCYHLIRRDVVSELSWRHGLKDYTMPYTINIEREQGDLLAQLVKDNEERKEKEKARATQEEQTPILGGANRLMITQGTGYSNGIGAAF; encoded by the exons ATGGCGGACTTACCTATCAAATTCCAAGAGCACCTGGTGCTTTCGTCGGTTGAGGTTCCTGAGAATGCCATCACATTTGCCACCTGTACATTGGAAAGCGACAAATATGTTTG TGAAGACATTGTCTATTGGAAATGGGTCTCGGAGAGTACTTTAGGTTTGATTTCTGAGACCTCTATTTACCATTGGGATATCACTGATGCTTCTCAAGATGCACCTGTAAAGATCACTGACCGCCACGCATCTTTAGCTGGAGCACAAATTATTGGATACACTGTCAACAAGGCAGGTAATTGGTCGGCCCTAACTGGTATCCGCCAGAAGGATCAGAAAATCGTTGGCAACATTCAGCTTTATTCCAAAGATAGAAATGTGTCTCAAGGAATCGAGGGTCATTCAGCTGCATTTGGTACGCTGAGGTTAGATGGCGCTACTGTGGACACTCAGGTTTTCACTTTTGCTAATAGAAGTGcgactggtgctgctaaGTTGCATGTCGTTGAAATCGATCATCAAGAAGGTGCTCCTATCTACCAAAAGAAGGCTGTTGACTTGTTCTTCCCTCCTGAGGCGAGCAATGACTTCCCAGTTTCAGTCCAAGTTTCTGTTAAATATGGAATCATTTATATCATCACCAAGTACGGTTTTATCCACTTGTATGATTTGGAAACTGCTGTATGTATTTACATGAACCGCATTTCCTCTGAAACTATTTTCACTGCATCGACTTATGGACCCGAGCAGTCGGGCGTTTTGGTGATTAACAAAAAAGGACAAGTGTTGTCAGTTTCTGTTAATGAAAATACCATTGTCGAATACATTTTGAATAATTTGAGCAACACTGCATTGGCTCTAGGATTGGCTTCCAGAGGTGGGTTGCCAGGCGCGGATTCTTTGTATAGCCAACAGTTTAACCAATTGTTAAATGCTGGAAATTATTTGGAGGCTGCCAAGGTCGCAGCTACTTCTCCCAGAGGTTTATTGCGTACTCAGGAAACTATTCAACGTTTAAAGAATATCCAGGCAGCCCCTGGCCAAATTTCACCTATTTTGCAATATTTCTCTACTTTGTTAGACAAGGGTTCTCTAAACAAGTTTGAATCTATTGAATTAGCGTTACCGGTTCTACAACAAGATAGGAAGCCTCTATTTGAGAAATGgttgaaagaaaataaactgGAATCTTCTGAGCAACTTGGTGATATTGTTAGAAACTTCGATCTTTCATTAGCGCTAAGCGTTTACTTGCGTGCGAATGTTCCTTTGAAAGTTGTCGCTGCTTTTGCAGAATTGGGAGAGTTTGACAAGATTTTGCCCTACTGTCAAAAAGTCAATTATACGCCAGACTATGCTGTTTTGCTGCAGAACATTGTTCGTGTCAACCCCGATAAGGCTACTGAATTTGCAACTCAATTGGTCAACACCGGTACCTCGGGTTTGAATCTTGATAGAATTGTCGATGTTTTCCTTTCTCAAAACTTGATTCAACAAGCCACTGCTTTCTTGCTGGACGCGTTAAAAGACAATTCGCCCGACCAAGGTCACTTGCAAACCCGATTGCTTGAGGTGAATTTGATCAATGCTCCTCAAGTTGCTGATGCTATTCTTGGTAATGAAATGTTCAGTCACTATGATCGTGCTAGGATTGCTCAATTATGTGAGAAGGCTGGTCTTTACCAACGTGCTTTAGAACACTATGATGACTTAAAGGATATCAAGAGAGTCGTCGTTCATACAAATGTTTTGAACCCTGACTGGCTCGTTGGCTACTTTGGCAAATTGACTGTTGAACAGACTTTGGAATCTCTCCGTGAAATGCTTACTGTCAACATACGACAAAACCTTCAAGTGGTTATTCAGGTTGCTACAAAGTATTCCGACTTGGTGGGTCCCGTTAATTTGATTAAGCTCTTCGAGGAGTTCAAGACTCCTGAGGGCctgtattattatttacaaAGTATTGTAAACCTTTCCCAGGACAGCGACGTTGTTTTGAAGTATGTCcaatctgctgctgctatcgGCCAATTCAGCGAAATTGAACGAATTGCTAGAGATAACAACTACTACAATCCTGAGAAACTCAAGAATTTCCTGAAAGATGCCAAACTGGCTGATCAATTGCCTTTGATTATTGTCTGTAACAGATTTGACTTCGTTCATGATTTAGTCTTATATCTgtaccaacaacagcaattcAAGTTCATCGAAGTTTATGTCCAAAGGGTGAACCCTGCTAAGACTCCTGAAGTTGTTGGCGGTTTGCTGGATGTGGATTGTGATGAGTCCATTATCAAGGACTTGCTTCAGACGGTGGTGGGACAAGTCCCCATTGAACCTCTAGTTGCTGAAGTCGAAAAGCGTAATCGTTTGAAATTGTTACTGCCTTTCCTCGAAGCTGTTCTTAACGGAGGTTCTAAAGAGCCTGCCTTGTTTGATGCTCTGGCGAAGATTTACATTGACAGCAACAATAACCCTGAGAAATTTTTGAAGGAAAATGAGTTTTACAATACCTTGGTTGTTGGTAAATATTGTGAGAGTAGAGATCCTTACCTTGCCTATACTGCCTATGAAAAAGGTAAAAACGATATGGAACTTATCCGCATCACCAATGAAAACTCTATGTATAAACACCAGGCTAGATACCTTGTGGCAAGAGCTGACCCTGATCTTTGGACGTACGTATTGTCCGATGAGAATATTCACCGTAGATCTTTGATTGACCAAGTTGTCGGTACAGCGGTGCCTGAAAGCACCAACCCTGAAGACGTATCTATCGCTGTTAAATCTTTTATGTCAGCTGACTTACCTGGTGAGCTTATTGAGTTGTTGGACAAGATTATCCTTGAGCCGTCACCATTTAATGATAACCAAAACCTTCAAAACTTACTGATTTTGACTGCCATCAAGGCTGATAAGTCTCGTGTCAGTGATTATATCGAACGTCTCGACAACTACgatgctgaagatattgCCCAAATCTGTATCGAAAATGGTCTGTTTGAAGAGGCCTTCCAAGTACACAAGAAGCATAACAATCATAGCAGTGCGCTTGAAGTCCTCGTTGATCATGTCTTATCACTTGATCGCGCTGAAGACTATGCTGAAAAGGTTGATGAGCCTTCGGTCTGGAGCCAATTAGGTAAGGCTCAATTGAATGGACTTAGAATTAACGATGCCCTCGAATCTTATAAGCGAGCCAAGGATCCAAGCAACTTTGCGGAGACTATTGAGATCGCTACCAGAGCTGGCAAGGATGAGGAGCTAATTAGCTACTTGGAAATGGCCCGTCAAACTCTCCGTGAACCTTTAGTTGATGGTCAGCTGCTGATCAGCTACGCTAATGCTGAGCGACTTGATGATTTGAAAAACCTCTTGTCATCTCCAAATGTTGCTGAACTTGAATCTGTTGGAGATAGGTTATATAATCAGAAGCAGTACGAGGCTGCTAAGATTGTGTTTACCTCAATCTCTAACTGGGCTAAGCTTGCCAGTACATTGGTATTTCTCAATGACTACCAAAGCGCAGTCGACTGTGCTCGTAAGGCAAGCAATATCAAGGTCTGGAAACAGGTTAATGAAGCGTGTATTGAGCATAAGGAGTTTAGACTGGCTCAAATTTGTGGTCTTAATTTGATTGTTCATGCTGAGGAGCTCAAGGATCTTGTTGAGCGATATGAGTACATCGGTTGTTTTGACGAACTTATCTCATTGTTTGAACAAGGTTTAGGTCTTGAAAGAGCTCATATGGGAATGTTCACTGAATTGGCCATTCTTTATTCCAAATATCACCCTGAACAGCTGATGGAACATTTGAAATTGTTCTGGTCACGTATCAACATCCCTAAGGTCATCAGAGCTTGTGAACAAGCTCATCTTTGGCCCGAGCTGGTATTCTTGTACTGCCATTATGATGAGTGGGACAACGCTTCCTTGGCTATGATTGAGcgtgctgctgatgctttTGATCACAATTCCTTCAAGGAGATTGTTGTCAAGGTCACTAACTTGGAAATTTATTACAAGGCTATTAATTTCTATATGGCTGAACAACCACATCTCATCACTGATTTGTTGTCTGCGTTGACTGCCCgtattgatatttctcgAGTGGTGAGAATGTTTCAAAAGAGCGATAACTTGCCAATGATCAAGCCCTTCCTTGTAAACGTACAATCACAAAACCTCCTCGCAGTTAACAATGCTTACCACGATTTGCTGATTGAGGAAGAGGATTACAAATCTCTACGGGATTCTGTTGATAATTTCGACCGCTATGACCCACTTGATCTTGCTGAAAGACTCGAAAAGCAtgacttgatttttttcagaCAAATTGCTGCTCATTTGTAtaagaaaaacaagaagTGGAACAAGAGCATTGCACTTTCGAAGGAAGACAAGCTGTGGAAGGATGTCATTACTACTGCGGCGACGTCAGAAAAGACTGAGGTTGCTGAAGACGTTCTCCGTTACTTTGTTGACATTGGAAACAAAGAGTGTTACGTTGCTACCCTGTACACATGTTACCACTTGATCAGACGTGACGTTGTCAGCGAGCTTTCTTGGAGACATGGTCTTAAGGACTATACTATGCCATACACTATCAATATAGAAAGGGAACAAGGCGATCTTCTGGCCCAGTTGGTTAAAGACAATGAGGAGCGTaaggagaaggaaaagGCTCGTGCTACTCAAGAAGAGCAAACGCCCATTCTTGGAGGTGCAAATAGGCTCATGATTACTCAGGGAACAGGTTACTCCAATGGTATTGGAGCTGCTTTCTAA
- the TMA20 gene encoding Tma20p (hypothetical protein that associates with ribosomes; has a putative RNA binding domain; interacts with Tma22p; null mutant exhibits translation defects; has homology to human oncogene MCT-1; protein abundance increases in response to DNA replication stress; GO_component: GO:0005737 - cytoplasm [Evidence IEA,IEA]; GO_component: GO:0005737 - cytoplasm [Evidence IDA] [PMID 14562095]; GO_component: GO:0005829 - cytosol [Evidence IDA] [PMID 23613772]; GO_component: GO:0005840 - ribosome [Evidence IDA] [PMID 16702403]; GO_function: GO:0003723 - RNA binding [Evidence IEA,IEA]; GO_function: GO:0003723 - RNA binding [Evidence ISS] [PMID 10093218]; GO_process: GO:0042254 - ribosome biogenesis [Evidence IMP] [PMID 16702403]; GO_process: GO:0006412 - translation [Evidence IEA]) — MCPGLSSKGAWLPDAPGYEPGQVVTIYAEGKEHALAVGILTMSTEDIKSINKGIGINVVTYLGDGLVSILIGKIVSEW, encoded by the coding sequence ATGTGTCCCGGTTTATCGTCTAAGGGTGCCTGGCTACCTGATGCTCCAGGCTATGAACCTGGCCAAGTTGTGACTATATATGCGGAGGGTAAAGAACATGCTTTGGCTGTTGGGATATTGACCATGTCTACGGAAGATATCAAATCTATAAACAAGGGAATTGGTATTAATGTTGTCACATATCTAGGTGATGGCTTGGTAAGTATTCTCATTGGAAAGATTGTGTCTGAATGGTAA
- the PAC2 gene encoding Pac2p (Microtubule effector required for tubulin heterodimer formation; binds alpha-tubulin, required for normal microtubule function, null mutant exhibits cold-sensitive microtubules and sensitivity to benomyl; GO_component: GO:0005575 - cellular_component [Evidence ND]; GO_component: GO:0005737 - cytoplasm [Evidence IEA]; GO_component: GO:0005856 - cytoskeleton [Evidence IEA,IEA]; GO_component: GO:0005874 - microtubule [Evidence IEA]; GO_function: GO:0043014 - alpha-tubulin binding [Evidence IPI] [PMID 9885248]; GO_process: GO:0006457 - protein folding [Evidence IGI,ISS] [PMID 9215891]; GO_process: GO:0007021 - tubulin complex assembly [Evidence IGI] [PMID 9215891]; GO_process: GO:0072668 - tubulin complex biogenesis [Evidence IMP] [PMID 9215891]), protein MANNYVGDRLSFDGELCTVRFLGPIPQWGSQVIAIGVEWDDPTRGKNNGSLNGVQYFHCRVNGSGSFLKSTRKPDPGMGFYEAVQERYLYSDEIECEPIMVGRSKKVETLGIDKLSRYHAHISSLEMISLSRNRIFRQGEMGSVRLDSLKRLDLSFNLFSSLHDIMKIIKPLTGLSSLILNGNRFNDNCDSSENALYPIPHITELSLASTLLSPSQIELFLSSVFTSVKTLNLSGNLLESIPSGLLSDQGIAPFLQKLDLSWNYISDLTGENESITSRSRLIELDLSHNRITEVRADPLESCEVLDLRSNLISDWASVDAVGRIKDLRSLRINNNPIINPTKSELGIGADNKKEAQEREGNVEEEDNRLFVIARCPTIEKLNGSFIIDRERTDAELYFMSKVASNKYDLGIRSSNNWKRLVAKHGEPTVSVTPAKENIKNRLLSLEVIYKSRKEKLMVLGTSSVQKLRLAVAKKFGLSPFDIILSQSDQILDSDIDSIPRALISDEPIIVQNIVEA, encoded by the coding sequence ATGGCAAATAATTATGTTGGGGATAGGCTCTCATTTGATGGTGAGCTTTGTACTGTCAGGTTTTTAGGGCCAATTCCACAATGGGGCTCACAAGTCATTGCTATTGGAGTTGAGTGGGATGATCCTACAAGGGGAAAGAATAATGGTAGCCTCAATGGagttcaatattttcattgTCGAGTAAACGGATCTGGTTCatttttgaaaagtacTCGAAAGCCAGATCCAGGTATGGGATTCTACGAGGCCGTACAAGAAAGGTATCTTTATTCAGATGAAATTGAGTGTGAACCAATAATGGTTGGCCGTTCTAAAAAGGTTGAAACGTTAGGAATTGACAAATTATCCCGTTACCATGCCCATATATCGAGTCTGGAAATGATATCTTTATCCAGGAACCGTATATTTCGCCAAGGGGAAATGGGCAGTGTTAGGCTAGACTCGCTTAAAAGATTAGATTTAAGCTTCAATCTATTTTCGTCTCTGCATGATAttatgaaaataataaagcCATTAACCGGGCTCTCAAGCCTTATACTAAACGGCAATAGATTTAATGATAATTGCGACAGTTCGGAAAATGCTCTATACCCGATCCCTCATATTACAGAGCTTTCTTTAGCCTCGACTCTTCTTAGCCCATCTCAGATAGAATTGTTTCTGAGTTCTGTTTTTACATCTGTTAAAACATTAAATCTCTCCGGTAATCTCCTTGAAAGTATTCCTTCTGGTCTGTTATCTGATCAAGGAATTGCtccatttcttcaaaaaTTGGATTTGTCCTGGAATTATATCTCTGATTTAACAGGGGAGAATGAGTCTATCACTAGCAGATCAAGATTGATAGAATTAGATCTATCTCACAATCGTATCACAGAAGTCCGAGCAGATCCCCTAGAGAGCTGTGAAGTGCTTGACCTGAGATCCAACCTCATTAGCGATTGGGCCAGTGTCGATGCTGTCGGTCGAATCAAAGACCTCAGATCACTGCGCATTAACAATAACCCAATAATTAATCCCACGAAGTCAGAATTGGGGATAGGCGCTGATAATAAGAAAGAAGcacaagaaagagaaggaaacgtagaagaagaggataaTCGTTTGTTTGTTATTGCTAGGTGTCCTACTATAGAGAAGCTTAATGGCTCTTTTATCATTGACAGGGAAAGAACCGATGCAGAACTATATTTCATGTCCAAAGTTGCCTCCAATAAATACGATCTGGGAATCAGAAGCTCAAATAATTGGAAGAGATTGGTAGCTAAGCATGGAGAGCCAACTGTTTCTGTGACACCAGCAAAAgagaatataaaaaatCGTCTGCTGAGTTTGGAGGTAATTTACAAGTCGAGAAAAGAGAAACTGATGGTTTTAGGGACCTCATCCGTGCAGAAATTACGACTAGCAGTAGCGAAAAAGTTTGGCCTATCGCCGTTTGACATTATACTTTCACAGTCCGATCAGATTTTGGATTCTGATATCGACTCAATACCAAGAGCATTGATTTCTGACGAGCCGATTATTGTACAAAATATCGTAGAGGCTTAG
- the MRPL17 gene encoding mitochondrial 54S ribosomal protein YmL17/YmL30 (Mitochondrial ribosomal protein of the large subunit; GO_component: GO:0005762 - mitochondrial large ribosomal subunit [Evidence IPI] [PMID 12392552]; GO_component: GO:0005762 - mitochondrial large ribosomal subunit [Evidence IDA] [PMID 9151978]; GO_component: GO:0005739 - mitochondrion [Evidence IEA,IEA]; GO_component: GO:0005739 - mitochondrion [Evidence IDA] [PMID 16823961]; GO_component: GO:0030529 - ribonucleoprotein complex [Evidence IEA]; GO_component: GO:0005840 - ribosome [Evidence IEA]; GO_function: GO:0003735 - structural constituent of ribosome [Evidence IPI] [PMID 12392552]; GO_function: GO:0003735 - structural constituent of ribosome [Evidence IDA] [PMID 9151978]; GO_process: GO:0032543 - mitochondrial translation [Evidence IC] [PMID 12392552]; GO_process: GO:0032543 - mitochondrial translation [Evidence IC] [PMID 9151978]), with the protein MAGASVSRRLVQSSGLKNLQTNINNSCKRLYSTETDGTKASTRRILAGLILSRTPVVTPELTEFEKAYYHYQDELERRLMWTFPSYYYFKKGSLRERQFNAAQRGPVPRHANIWYPKGIPDIQHNRERRLKQEIVIPRQSADNDGLFGNNEESDDSLGRPIVLNSRHTEADEINDTTSLKRKLDRTLYLVVKEQDKNIWRFPAFSLEQKEPLHIAAERGLRQIGGVNINTWTVSNTPAGVTRFNESGQVIGKEESTDSSKREFYIKSHILHGKFVPQDGQDFAWLTREELGSKLDEPYYNSVEPLLSLN; encoded by the coding sequence ATGGCTGGAGCTAGTGTCTCGAGGCGGCTAGTCCAGAGCTCTGGATTAAAGAATTTgcaaacaaatataaataactCTTGTAAAAGATTGTATTCGACGGAAACTGATGGTACAAAGGCTTCAACTAGGAGAATTCTTGCTGGACTCATTCTCAGTAGAACACCTGTGGTTACGCCTGAATTAactgaatttgaaaaagcttATTATCACTATCAAGATGAGTTAGAACGCAGGTTGATGTGGACATTTCCTTCATATTATTACTTTAAGAAGGGATCTCTTAGGGAGAGACAGTTCAATGCCGCTCAGCGAGGACCAGTTCCAAGACATGCAAATATCTGGTATCCAAAAGGTATTCCTGATATTCAGCACAacagagaaagaagattaAAGCAGGAGATTGTTATTCCTCGTCAAAGTGCTGACAATGATGGTTTATTCGGAAACAATGAGGAATCTGATGATTCTCTGGGTAGGCCAATTGTTCTTAATTCCAGACACACCGAGGCTGACGAAATCAATGACACTACTTCTTTGAAACGAAAGCTAGACCGTACCTTGTATTTGGTTGTCAAAGAACAAGATAAGAATATTTGGCGGTTTCCAGCATTTTCTTtagaacaaaaagaacCTCTCCACATTGCTGCTGAGCGAGGCCTTAGACAGATTGGTGGTGTAAATATCAACACATGGACTGTTTCAAATACTCCGGCCGGCGTAACGCGATTCAACGAATCGGGCCAAGTTATTGGCAAGGAAGAATCCACTGACAGTTCAAAAAGAGAGTTCTACATTAAATCACACATTTTGCATGGAAAGTTCGTCCCTCAGGATGGCCAAGACTTTGCCTGGTTGACTCGCGAAGAGCTGGGCAGCAAACTTGATGAGCCATATTACAACAGCGTCGAACCTCTTCTATCGCTGAACTAG